ttatactaatggcaaaggaattgtacccgcctctaacttgagtttttaacgtttaaaattttaatgttttatttgttatttggatattgttgcgcaagtaataagtaaaaaaaaaaaattacgcgagttcctactgttcatcctttgtcccagtttgtttggtaaggtcagttacattataaatactttaaaactaaacaaccattaaaattaattcacattatttttaatgtccgcttagtttgaaagtatttataatgtaactaacctgacctaattgaccattttaattaattaggcattcacgaacacacagcaaaataaaaaaatggcggcagtcaaatttggaatttcttatctccgccgggtttaacgaaaagaggaagttaaagagcatataataaaagtattttcggatttttaacatattttttttccgcaaataccgctaaagTACATATTTACCGATGCAGCTGTCCTGCTATGCATCGCTGTGGTCTATCAGGGGCCTGTGGTGctctttttttataacaaatgtgACAatccatttcatttttttttttcccctgacagtaaattttagttttcataACCATACCATAAAAACTTGTTTTTCGGGGCTACTTTGTGCAAGGCCTAGTTTGGATCAAAGTAGCCCCTTTCCTCTTACAAATACTTTTTGTACCACCAAATCTGTTAAAACACATTTCTAAGAACAAAGTTTTACAAAACCATCAAGAgataattaaaagaaattaaaaatatattaaaaagatCAGCAGCACTAGTAACAAACCTGTGGCAAATCAACATCTCCATCAGGTCTAATGGCAGTTGCTGACAGTACCATGTTAGAATTTAGCTCTGCAAGTTTTTCTTGAAATACATGTCTGTCAATTCTAGTATCGCAACCCATACACATGACCTTGAATGTTGAACCATGTAGCTCAATCACGTTCTTACTACCAGCTTTATGGTGTAACCTATCAACATTTTGAGTAACAATACACTGTAGTTTATTAAGTTCTTCTAGCTTTGATAATGAATAGTGTGTTTCGTTGGGAGAAAAAGAAGAGAACCGTGGCCAGCCAAAATAATTACGAGCCCAATAACGTTTGCGCAACGAAGGACTTTTCATaaaatcttgaaatttgaccggcCGTGTCGAACTCCGAGCATACAGACCCACTTCCTCAGACCGATAATCGGGAATACCGCTCTCCGTTGACACGCCAGCTCCCGTCAACACAAGTATTCTGCTATGAGATCGCAAAAAACCCGTCAATGTTTCCACATCCACGTCCTGAGAAGGGTTGTGTTTCGGTACAAATGCAAGTGAACACAGAGACTTTCGTAAAACATGTATGTTAGCGTTTGAAGTAGACactaacaaatgttttaaaaaagccATATTATAATAAAGAATAATATAAATCAATGGTAAACctaaccaaaaatattaaaatagccAGCAGGTAATTTTTATGGACAGCCAACACATGCCGCACAATTCAAACAGTAAATAGGATTGTAAAACATTATTGTCATATAATTAAAACGTCAAAACCTAATGGAAGATCAGAAAGAGAAAGTACTTATAACCAGAGACAATATAGTACGGTAACACATATAAACTTTTAGTAAATAAATAGTGACAACTACCATAGAAAGAACGGTAATAATTTGAGAATGTTGCACCCGTGCAATAAATATAAAGGTTTTAGATAAGTTTCTTCTTCATAAATAATATTGGCCTAGGTGTCCGTTGCAGCCATAACCAAGTCTAGTAGTACTTCGTCTTCCACAGTAATAACGAGCAAAGATTTCTTCACAGAAGCTGAAAAGGAAAGCTTCAAGAATGTTACAAATGCTGTAGTGTTGATGACGTCACACGCCCGATGCGGAGTTAATAATCAGGTAGCCTATGTGGCAGCTTCGGCCGACCAGATAGAACGAGAAAAGTTACAATATGAGACCACATGTGATAGATAACCTTCCTGTACATAATGACTCCAGCCTGCAGGAGATGACAATAAAACTGTGTGATTTATATCTCGCCTGTCACATCCTGAGTCACAGGCTGGAGTAACTGAAAGGTTTATTTTATGCAGATGTTGCTTGAAACGTTCGTGATTGAGGCGGAGACGAACCATAGTTGTAATGAATCCCCTTTTTTCGGTCACCTCACGATTTCATACTTCAGTCTGTTGTGGTTGAACTAATCGGTATGACTGGCCTGTCTTCCAAGCTTCCCAATACATTGTCCAATGCAGTCGAATTTCCATCTGAAGCAATATTAGCAAGTTTTTCTGCATGCACACTTTTCCTGTACTCTTATGTGGCTCGGTAACCAGATTAGCTGGAATTCACCACCAGTCTCGAACATTTTATGTGTGATGCTTTGTTCTCAGAATCAGGTCGATAGCATCATTTTATGATTTGTGGGAAGAAGTCAATAAAACAATACCACGAATGCAGTAGTTtgtgccaatcatgtgcattaAAGGCaccttttttaatatttcaaaatagagtttttaaaaaattttttaacttaaatttgacgccaaccgccggtgctccctatGGTCctcacaggccgttatgtcacaacaacacttactcttaagtgcatcgaacacgcctgAGCATGATGTCTGCCGAGTGAGTtaaagtgcaccgcgacgaacacaaagtcgtttacagcgcccggccgggtgtggcaatgcgctaaactaaagcagtaattattcttttaaatcaaaaacgaaattaataacaattaaaagataattcaAGGGAAGTTATGTccaataatcatatattgtgaaatatgtcatttaagtccaaaactggtcggagctgttttcccgcgcttcacgtgtctAGGCGCGAGGTCGCACGGTGCTCTCGCGCctgttaccgtcgggagctcaaAGGGGTCCAGCGCCTTCATATTTCGCGCcacatccaagtctcagcaatagtgtaagttcttcaaatcctttttcCAGCTCTgccccgaccccactcagtcgcatgtcatttcgtgcgactcgtcaCATAATCATTTAATCCCAAAAGggagattttccattttttttttttacgtaatttcatgtccagagtttaaTCTAACCACATAATAACTGTTTCAAGCTGTAATAAGTGACTGTGACTTTTATGCTTTTATCTAACCGGACccacgtacttttcgggactttgttttgtaacaggttagattgcaaataactttaaaacgTTAATTTGTATGTACTGTTTTACATGTTAACGTCAATTTCTGCATAAGCTGTTGCAGCATAGTAGCTCCGCGACCATCCGTCATATCTTTCACGTCGATAACGGCCACAGCATAAGTCCGCACATACCGTTTTGCCATCTATCCTGGTTGCGCGCATCGTCTACGCATACaaacggtcagacaacagacgcggccagtacttggaccagtgtgtgtgacggttcttaataaagtgcagtgtcgtgtcaatcaggttaccatttatttataaggcgtcctgggtggcctgaacagcccgggtaggtttcgaaccgcgacacgctcctgcctgcagccacgaggccgaacccctgTTATttcccctgagatcacttttcagattaataattacttaaaaaacttaggcagcgggagtggcgtcaaattCATTGCTCCCTCCCATTTTATTCAGCCCAGTGTACAGCCATGCCAATTCTTTTTCagcatatttttttctctcttccccccccccccccccatcaacaaACACCAACCTGTTCACAGCTTCGCCAATGCTACGTTGCGACTTGGAGTGGTGCTTGAAGCGCCCCAGTTCCATAACACCCGCTTGCTGTCATGTACTAAGTCTTGTTACACAAAGCCATTTCGTGACCAGACTTGCGGGGGCAAGCAGACATTCAGCCCCTGGTGACTTCCCCAAAGTCTCGCAATCAGCAAGCTTGTTCAACCAGCCTGGTCAAATTCTCGGTGCGGCAGACACGTCGCGGTGTTTCGTTGCCTTGATTCTCACGAACCTTGCAGAATTTCCCCCGCACTCGCCAGTACCCTCGTCCAGAACCCAGGCCGGGTCAGTTACCGGTCATAACCTCCCCCACTCCTCTCTGATCCATGGAGGTCATAACCCACAGCCGCTCTCACACTCTCGTCCGCACACCCTGCCGGTGATGAGAGGAATTAAGATGCGCCGAACTGCTAAAAGACGTATCCACAGACCGCGACCCATCTAGTGGAAGCAAGAGACACTAAACCCTCCCTACCATTCTGGCTGTCCACCTGAGGGCAGCACTGTCgtgcccataagaacaatgttcaAGTTGAATCGACCCTCGACCTGACCGCTCGCCGGGCGAGTTGAGTTCCCCACTTCTCCGTCCAGAGCGCGCTGGTCAAGGATGCCAACTTCTAGTGTCTATGGCGACGAGCGCCGATGAATACCGAAggctcccctcccccaccctctTTCAAGGGAGACTTGGCCTTTTAATTTAGCGACCCAACCACACCCCGAGGTCACTTTTCTTAGGGCAGCCAACCGCGAACGTCTCTGGTCAGCGACTCTCCTGGCTTACAAGAGAATTAGAAGAGCACCGATCAATAATTTGAAATGTAGTCTACTGCAGTTAAGGCCTCAAGTGCCGATGTACTATTTTTAGCTTTTAGTCTGCCCTAAGTAGTCGCAAGTTAAATCTTTTTCCTTCTTCCAACTTTCTTCgtattgccgtcgtccgggttctcgtgttcgagtccgggcgtgGTTCCTAGCAGGAAGgctgtttttttaaatgaaagtgtGTCCGGGAgagcgccaggctagctctgtgtctaaccaagAGTTGGGTCATTGGGTGCGAATGCCACTgcatggcccgctaggaccgtcggcagTGGACATGGTTGAAGGGATCCCTGGCTATTGACACGTTACGGGCCCTGCACAGCATAAAACACTGATTCCTGGCTAAATTAGGAAGGTTCACACAATAACATACACGGATTCGGTTTTACACAGTCGTATACACGTCGCACATGGAGTGTGCGTAGTGGACGTTTGATTGAATTGAACAGTTACACTTGAAGTTTACAGTTACACGATGCACATTGAATTTCCCTACAATAATTACACTAAAtttgacactgggcgctctgatgcgccgtcactaatcttaaatcctcacgccagtcgaggttgtgGGGAgaggtcgattggaggcggccaatcccaaAAATTGCAATACAGCGAcacccgggtccacctgtgtCGACCGCGGCTCGCgattaaatttattacaagtaTTTATTACATTGTTGTTGCCGGTGCTTGTAAACTCGGCGATTATCCAAAAATCcttggtggcgggagtcggcccgtgacgtatgctgcactgccccgcataatgctttgtgcggggagtttatgtTTAAGCGgatgggttaggccctacaccgtaaaagggaCCGGGTACGCACAGGGAGTTTAAACAACGAAGAggatttgaagaatgactatagttaccagtagtgaatttcgGTGGAGACAAAGGATGAAGACTCCCCAtgggacgcacgtccgccccggtccgtgagtaGCTCTCGGTACTGACGTCTGGttttggcgcgaggggagggctcagcgtcttttcgcgccaaagtttcttaagttccgttattcggaaattattaaattaacaagagattgaaagtggctctaaattcatacattaaataataaaagttaacCTAATTTACTGATACTCTCTAGGAATTAGATTAAACAAGTTTGAATTAtacgagtcacactggagactgttcttcacttgctgactgctccagtggcgattTTTACATAAAAACGGGAAGGTCATAATTacgttacacaatactctaattaatttaggctgaaggccgcactcacaaatgtattaacgtaactttacacgtgagtgacccaggcactcctacgtcgcacttcccttggacGGGGTTTTTAATAAAAGATGACGTTACcattaaattctgtttgatttataattgtttggGGTCGAGGTGGCTGGTTAATTAGGGCATGGTCTTTGATTGTACCTGTTGTTctggtgctcgcctgactcgggtgggtaaaggctaggggtgcgttccattagcggggtcggatactggcggttgcaggtcgggctttagggtggccttccgACGGCACATAGTCAGGTGCAACATATTTATAgaagccgacctccgtagcgtagttggatacacaccggcttacggtgcgagggatcctgggttcgagtcccgggtaaggcattggtagggcctggaatttttcgcgatcgctaatttcgcatgaaaacgggAAAAGTAACTACATTTgtgaaaaccacaacatttctatattacactgcgaatatatccccgaaaagtaccattacggtagaatcccgctgatgcgacccccccttctgatgcgtccattccgtttatacgactgtttttttgagaaactgtgaaaaatttgagcagagaaagtcgaaaatttgagtaaaatcggctgaaaaacaagtctgttacactttgttgggcatTATGTGTTCActtttatcttggcgagagctgtactgtaagcaggcaggcatacaaaagacggctaaaaatagataccacccctctagactgtccacgcggcagtagGGGTGTCCACTTTGAAAAAACATCGATGTCTTTCGATGTATCGTatgaaaacatcgatgttttgTACGCATCGAGTACTTTTTTAGTGTTCCGGGTTTAAACGGGTCCCTATTACTAACACTAAGGGCCGAATGCACAGATCCCACGTTTATCacttgttgttatttatttacgtTAATTTACACCGTATATACCGTCTATTTTAACAATTAAAGCAAACATATCTAGCCTAATAACacatttgaaactaaaaaaaatacctttcggaCGGTTAATTAggctaggatagctacataaaaaattattgtattatcgGGTGCTAGGTTTGTTTGGTCGGGATAGTTACATATGAAATTGCGAATTCCTAAAacatcttttaaattatttcttaatattttaacGTAGTCACAGATTCACtgcttttttcaaataaaaataagctATCTAGAATATCTTATCAGGAAAATTGTAACACAGATAGTAAACTATATAGCTAAGAAATATAATTCACAGGACACAGACCAGGTATACTGAACACAACTTTTCATGCAAACCATCACtaattcaaacattgttttaataaaaaaaaagtaaaggccatgtaataattttgttaagtcTGTCATGTCCTATTGCCAGTGTTCTTTTGGGAGACTTTGCAAAAACAACAGTTTATTTAAACGTTTGCCTTGCAGCCTATTTCGTTGTTGATTGGCGATTTGTGCCGCTTTAGAAAACAAACGTTCAGATGGGACTGAAGTTCCTACTATGGTTAAGTATTTGTATGCAAGTGTATGCAGTTTGGGAAGCTGAATATTTAGATCATTCCAAATTTCTAAAGGGTTCACATTTAACCTGCCGACTGGGCTACGTAAATAAGTAGATAGTCCATCTGAAATAGAATCGTCAGATTTCACCGTTTTCCAGCTCTTGTGGACTAATTTGTGGTGATCTTCCCACAGAGAAAATTTTTCTTCTGCTTTGTCAGACAGATCTGACACTGACGAATCAGATTACACAGACTCATTTTGTAATCTACTTTTCATAAGTTCCTTGATTTTTGAAACAGCCACGGAGCAAGCAATTGAGTCCgtgaaatgcattttcttaaacctcGGGTCCAAGATTGTGGCTATAGCGAGAGGAGTTACTCTCTCTATAACACCCATTTTCTTGTCAATCTCTTTCAGGATCAATGACTGCAATTATTGGGCAAGAGACTCTTCGACTTTAAGaggtttaacttttaaaataagacAATGGATAAGTGGTATAACTTTACTGCTAGTGCAGTACTTATCACCTGACACTTCCTTAGTTGCAGCTTCAATCGGTCGCAGAATTTGTAAAACCGAAGAAAGTATACATAATTCTGACGCAGTTAGCATCGGTGGTGCATTTTTATGACGAATGACTATATTATTGACGACGCTGCAAAGCTCCAAAAATCTCTCGATCATATTGTCACCGACTCGTGCGCAGTGctgccaaaacaattttttagtaCACGTCGGCCGCGACTTCATTATAATGTCAGTCCACTATTGAATaataaacttttcttttttaaataaacaaat
This genomic window from Bacillus rossius redtenbacheri isolate Brsri chromosome 6, Brsri_v3, whole genome shotgun sequence contains:
- the LOC134532823 gene encoding NAD-dependent protein deacylase Sirt4-like, with the translated sequence MAFLKHLLVSTSNANIHVLRKSLCSLAFVPKHNPSQDVDVETLTGFLRSHSRILVLTGAGVSTESGIPDYRSEEVGLYARSSTRPVKFQDFMKSPSLRKRYWARNYFGWPRFSSFSPNETHYSLSKLEELNKLQCIVTQNVDRLHHKAGSKNVIELHGSTFKVMCMGCDTRIDRHVFQEKLAELNSNMVLSATAIRPDGDVDLPQNQVDTFCVPSCDTCGGVLKPDIVFFGESVPMARVQLVKKNVEMCDSVLVLGSSLSVFSGYRIVLQAKQLNKAVVIVNIGDTRGDQHCKFKLNVRCGDVFPKCVE